GGGAATCCCTTCTATATCAGAGAGCTGCTTTTGCTCAGTCGCGAGCGCGGCTGGATCAGTTACGACCGGAGCAAGGCGACCTGGATCAGAGACCTCGAAAAGATCGAACAGAGCGACGTTTCGGCGAACGTCGTTAACCTGCTCTCACAACGCATCAGCGACCTCGATGAAGAAGAGAGGCAGCTATTACAATTCGCTTCGATAATCGGAGAGGTCTTCGATCTGTTCACCCTTTACTGGGTTTCAGGATGGACGCCCCGCCGCATTCTCTCCGTTCTACGGCACCTCTATGATCTCGAATTCATACGCCCGGAATCGGCCTCTTTCTCGGCTTTCGAGGGTTTAAGCGAAGAAGAAGCCGATGAAACCCTTTTCAGCGAATCACGCCTGAGCTTTCGCTTCGCGCATGAGCGAATCAGAAAAGCGGCCTATCAGAGCATGGAAGCGCCGATTCAGAAACGGTTGCATGCCTACGCCGGCATCCATCTGCTTGAATTCGGCTCTCGCGAACCGGGGTATTTCGAGCGTCATCTATTCAAACTCGTCGGGCATCTGAACTCCGGCCGCGAATACCTTGAAGAGCTTCATCGCAGCAGACTCGCCGCTCTTAATCTTCAGGCCGGCACTCAGGCCCTTGCAGGCGGCGATCCTGAAAGCGCTCTTTCTCTTTTTCGGGCCGGACTTCTGGACTCCCATCTGTGCGATACGCAAACGGAATTCGATCTGAAACTGCAAACGGCTCGAGCCGAAGCTCTGAGCGGAAGCCCCGCCGCTTCAGAGTCTCTGTTTCGCGATCTTTACGCAAGGACGAGCGACTCCGAACTGCGGCTCAGCGTCTATCGCACTCATATCCCGTTGCTGACGCTTTACAATCGATACGAGCAGGCCCTCGAAAGAGGAAGAAAAGCTCTGGAAGAATTCGGTCCGATCGAGGCTGCCGATGTCGCGTCGCTGCCTGAATCATTGATAGAAGGCGATATACTGCCGTTTCTGCGCTCGTGTACGGGTATCACTTCCATTATCGATTTTCGCAGGTATGCCTGTCTTCAGATTCTCGACCTCATGGCGTTTCCGGCCAGCGTCGCCGATGACGACCTGTTCAACGGAATCACGGTACAATCGTTAACCATCATCAGAGAAACGGGATTAACGCCGGGCGCGCCTGCAGTGCTTGCCCGTCTCGTGCGAGTCCTTCTGCCTGATTACGATCTCGCACAGGAGCTGGCTACGATCGCCGCCCGATGGCTGACCGAACATGAGGCACTGCGCACAACGGAAAATCTTTACTGGTTTTCGATTTTTGCCGCGCCGCTGACGGGGTTCGAAGACTGTATTTCCATTCTTGAAGAAGCGGTGCGAAGCGGATACGAGAACGGAGAAATCGACGGAGCGGCGCGCTCCATCGTATCGCTCTGCATGCATCAGTTCTTTACGGGACAGCCGTTGCAGACCATGCAGACGAATATTGCAAGGCATATCTCTATTCTTAAAAGACAGCGCCAGGAAGATCCTCTTCTTCAACTCAGTCTCTGGAACGAGGCCATAGCGACGATCATGGATCGCAGCTCCGATCCCGTTGCGTTAACAGGCGCCGATTTCTCGGAATCTGAGATTATCCCCATGTGGTCCGCGATGCAGAACCATAACGCTCTGATGCAGTTCTACTTTCTTACGTCGCTCACGCGCTACTTGAACGAAGAAATGGACGGCGCCACTTCGCACATCGATTCCGCCCTGAAACATCGGGCGGCCTGTCGTGGAACGATCCTTGAAGCGGCCTGCCTGTTCCTCGATACTCTTATACTGCACCGCAAAGGCGTCGGAGCGAATGAATTCCGTTTACGACGCAACGTCGCCGAGCTGCGTCTTTTCGCATACCATGCTCCGCGGTACTACGGTATCTGGTATGGAGTCGTCGAAGCTCTTGCCGGATTGCATGAAGGGCGTCGCGCCGAAGCCGTTTATGGCCTTGAAGAATCGTTATCTCTTGCCATCGAGCGAAACCGACTGCTTGATCGTGCCCTGATCGAAGATCTGCTATTTGATCTTTATCGCTTTGAGGGAAAGAAAAGCCAGGAGATCCTGTATTTCACCGACGCCCTCACAGCCTATCGACTGTGGGGAGGTCGCATTCGCCTCAAACGTCTCGTTGAAATTTCACGGGAAAACGCCAATATTCTGCTCACAAGGATCGAAGATCTACACGGTATTCTGCGCGATCCGGAATTCGAACCTTCCGTTTCGGCCGATTCGCGCACGCTGATCGAAGCGTCCGCCGCCATCGCATCAGAAATCACTCTGGAAGGAGTTATACGCACGATACTCGGACTCATCGTGCGACTTTCCGGATCGGAGTCGGCGCTGTTTCTGTACCGACGTCACGGACAGCTTCGCGTCGTCGCGAGCGCCGATGCCAGCGGTCAGGTTCGCTATGACGCTGCGGGTACCGATCCTTTCGCACAGGCGACGCCGATTCCATCCGGTATGCTTCTCTTTGCACTGCGTACGGGAAAAACGGTCATAGAACACAATGCCTTCGAATCGGGCGATTACAGAAACGACCCTTACGTACAGTCGCAACGCTTGCGATCGGTCCTCTGCATGCCGCTACAGAGGCAGGGCGAAGCGATCGGTATGCTCTATCTCGAGAATCGACTCACAGGCCACGTCTTTCATCCGGGACGCACGGAGCTTCTGCGGCAGCTGAGCGGTCAGATGGCCGTCAGTCTGGTTAACGCCGATCATTATGAATCTCTTGAAGAGCAGATCAGGAATCGTACGCGAAGCCTCGAAGAGTCACTGTCGCAGGTCGAGCGTCTGAAACAGCAGCAGGACGTGGACTACTATCTGATCTCGATCCTCCTGCGTCCGCTCTTACAGAACGAAACGCAGGCCGAAAGATTTGATATCTCTTTTCTTATTCGACAGAAGAAGCGCTTTCGCTTCAAACGATGGATGGTGGAGATCGGCGGCGACCTCTGCTTTGGCGCCGACCTCACGCTGCGCGGACGGCGCTATTCCATTCTTGTAAACGGCGACGGTATGGGAAAATCGCTCCAGGGTTCGGGCGGCGCCCTCGTTCTCGGATCGGTACTCAAGGCCCTCGTCGAACGCACGCGACTCAATTCCGTTCTGCAAGATGTAACGCCGGCCGACTGGCTGCTTCAGGCGATCCGCGAGATCCATCAGGTTTTCGCGACGTTCAACGGTCTTATGTTCGTCACCGTCATCCTTTCATTGCTCGATGAAGAATCGGGAACGTTGCATTTCGTGAATGGCGGGCATCCGAAGCCCGTGCTCTATCGCCGCGGTAAGGCCTCTTATTTCGGGGAAAAGATCATCGTTCACAAGCCCGGCATGAAATTCTTCCAGGCAAGCCCTGAGAACGTGGAGTTTATACGATTTGACCCGGGCGACGTCGTCTTCTTCGGATCAGACGGCAGGGATGATCTGATCGTCGACTATGACGCAGGACATCCCGTTATCAACGAAGACGAATCGGTATTTTTGCGCGTGGTCGAAGAGGCCGACGGAAAAACAAGCCGCATATACAAGAGGCTGCGCCGTATCGGAGAGTTATCCGACGATATTACGCTCATCCGCATCGCCGCACCCTGATATGTCGTGCTTCGTTTATATGATCGAGCTCGAAAACGGCTCTTATTACACGGGCTTCACGACCGACCTGCGCCGGCGCTTTCTCGCTCACGGCAACGGGAACGGCGCGAAAATCACGCGAAGCTTTCGCCCGGTACGCATGCTGGCCGCATGGAGCACGCCCGACCGATCCACGGCCCTCAGGCTCGAGGCGGCCATCAAGAAGTTAAGCCGGCAGGAGAAGACGGCGATACTCACCGATCGCGCCGTCGGACGACGCTTCGGACTGATCGGCGTACGCCGGATTAAGGTGCCGGCTTCATTGATTTGACGCAGCGCCGTTGAACCGTTTTCTGTCCCCGTGGATCTTTCGACCGAGATACAGAGGCGGCGTTCGTTCGCCATCATTGCCCACCCCGATGCCGGTAAGACGACGCTGACCGAGAAGCTGCTTCTCTACGGCGGCGCCATCCAGCTTGCCGGGCACGTACGTGCGAAGCGAGACCGCAAGAAAACTAAATCCGACTGGATGACGCTTGAACAGGAACGCGGCATCTCGATCTCGACGGCGGCGATGCAGTTCGAGGTGAACGGACACATCCTCAATCTGCTCGATACTCCCGGCCACGAAGACTTCTCTGAAGACACGTATCGCACGCTCATGGCCGTCGACTGTGCCGTGATGCTTCTTGACGCCGGTAAAGGCGTCGAGCCGCAGACGATCAAGCTCTTTCAGATCTGCCGCAGCCGCAACATCCCCATCGTAACTTTTATCAACAAGATGGATATGCCCGCCCGCGATCCCTTCGAGCTTCTCGACGAGGTGGAGCGTATTCTCGGCATCGCGGCCGTACCGATGCTCTGGCCGATCGGATCAGGCCGCGACTTTAAAGGCGTCTATCATATCGCCGACGATAGCGTTTATCTCTTTGAGAGAACGACGGGCGGCGCCTACAGAGCGCCGGTCGATGTGAAGGGCCTTGATGATCCCGAATTGAAAGAGATGATCGGCGACGAGCTCTATGCAAGCTTTCGCGAAGGGATTGATCTGGCTACGGGAGCCCTGCCCTCGTTTGACAAAAAGGAATTTCACGAGGGCAAGATCACGCCCGTTTACTTCGGATCGGCTCTTACCAACTTCGGCATCGAGCTATTCCTGAAAGAGTTCCTGGCGATCAGTCCGGCGCCCGAGGCGATCCGTCTGCGTGACGGCACGCAGCTGCCGACGTCCGAGCAGTTCACCGCCTTCGTTTTCAAGCTGCAGGCGAATATGAACCGGGCGCACCGTGACCGCGTCGCCTTTGTGCGCATCGCATCGGGCGTATTTGAGCGCGGAATGACGGTTTTTGTTAACGATAAAAAGAAGACGGCTAAACTCTCAAGCCCGGTTTCCTTTTTCGGACAGGATCGTTCAACGATCGACCAGGCATACCCCGGCGATATCATCGGCCTGATTAACCCCGGACTGTTTGCGATCGGCGACGTATTGTTTACGGGTAACGCTCCGGAGTTTCATCCGCTGCCGCGATTCGCTCCTGAGATGTTCGCCCGTCTGATTCCCGAAGATACGTCAAAGATGAAAGGCTTTAGAAAAGGCATCGAGGAGCTGGCCGAAGAAGGCGTCGTTCAGGTCTTCACCCGCGAGCACGACGCCTCGCCCGTTATCGGCGCCGTCGGCACTCTGCAGTTCGAGGTCTTTCGCTTTCGCATCCAGGATGAATATGGCGCTCCGTGTCGCCTGGAGGCGCTCGGCTTTGAATGCTCGCGCTGGATTCGTCCCGAAGATAAGAGCAAGTTCAGCAGCTATGATCTCGTGCTGAACGATGATCGCGGTAATCCTGTCGTGCTTTTCAAGAGCGAGTTCCGGATGAAAAGCTTTCAGCGAGAGCATCCCGATGTTCCCCTGTACGAAAGCCCGCATCTCGTAGAAGTGGCCGACGACAAAAAATAAAATCTATTCGCATGCCGGTTCGTCCAATAAAGCGATCCGGCAAGAGGGCCTGCTACAGGTAGGCCAGGACCCGATTTCGCAAAATGGAGGATGAGTTGAGCGAACCGACCAAACCCGAGAGCCTGAAGGGACGATTCCTGATCTCTGAGGCCAACATGGCCGATCCGAACTTTCGCCAGACCGTCGTGCTCATGATCGAGCATAACGAAGAAGGCGCCTTCGGACTCGTCGTCAATCGTCGCTCCTCCCTTACGCTGGCCGACATCTTGCCCGATTTTCAGACCGATCTCGGTCGCCGCACTCCGATCTATGTCGGAGGTCCGGTGCAGCAGGAGTTCCTTTTCGCCATGCACTCCACGCCGCATGATGCCGCTCCGTCGCAGACGGCGCTTTCGGTCGTTGACGACGTCTTCTTCGAGCCAGGCTTTCGCAACATCGATCGTTATTTTAAAGAGGACTACGTGAGCGGGCTTGCTCCCGACGACATGCCGCGCCTGCATCTCTTTCTCGGTTATTCGGGCTGGGGCCCGGGACAGCTGGAACGTGAAATGAAAGATGGCAGCTGGATCATTCACCCGGCTTCGTCACAGATCGTCTTTCATCCCGATCCCGAAGACGGATGGTATGCCGCCCTGCGAGAGAAAGGTGGTATCTACAGAGTCTTTGCAAACACAAATCCGGACCCCTCGCTGAACTGAGCGACACGACGCCTGTCCGTCATCCTGATGCTGCTTTTTCCACTTTCCGGATTCCCTGAATCACCGATTTCCCGATCGGCATTGGCCGCCTTTAATCCGCCCTTAATCCCAACAAAGCGCTTAACAGCTTTTTACAATTCATCTCAGTAAGGGCTCGGCCATCTGACACCGCTGCTTGCTCCCTCGATACGAAACGAGCCGTGGCTACTCCAAGCAGAAGTTTCTTTCAATATAAACTATTGAAAAAGCTTTTCCGCCTGGCCCACTCCAAAAATCTGGTCCTGAGTCGCGGGCTCTACATGAAAGATCTATCACTGATTCGCAATTTCAGCATTATTGCACATATCGACCACGGCAAGTCAACGCTTGCCGACAGGCTTCTCGAGATTGCTCGCGTCACCGACGCCCGCACAAAGAAGGACCAGATCCTCGATTCGATGGATATCGAACGGGAACGCGGCATCACGATTAAATCGAACTCGGCTACCTTCCGTTATACGGCCGCCCATGACGGGCAGAGCTATATTCTGAATCTCATCGACACTCCGGGCCACGTCGACTTCACCTATGAGGTCTCGCGTTCGCTAACGGCCTGCGAGGGCGTGCTGCTTGTCGTCGATGCGACGCAGGGCGTCGAAGCACAGACCCTGGCTAACCTCTATCTGGCGATGGAGCAGAACCTTGAAATCATCCCCATCATCAACAAGATCGACCTGCCCGCCGCCGACATCGATCGCTGCATGCAGCTCATCGATAAAACGCTCGGCCTCGATATCGATCGAGCCGTCGCCGTTTCGGCAAAAACGGGCCTTAACGTCGATCAGGTGCTCGAGGCCATCACTAAGTTTATTCCGGCGCCAAGCGGCGATCCAAATGCTCCTCTGCGAGCGCTGATCCACGACTCCTTCTATGATACGTATGCCGGCGCCATCATGAAGGTGCGCGTCTTTGACGGCGTCGTGCGCAAGCAGGATCGCATCCGTATGATGAGCACGGGAAAGGAGTTCGGCGTTACCGAGGTTGGGATTCAGACCATTCAGATGATTCCTACCGAAGATCTGCAGGCCGGCGAAGTCGGTTATATCATCGCCGGCGTGAAGTCGGTCGAAGATACGCGCGTCGGCGATACGGTTACCCTGGCAAACCGTCCGGCAACAGAGGCCCTTCCGGGATACCGCGACATCAAACCCATGGTTTTCTCGGGATTGTTCCCCATTCTCGGCGACGATTATGAGAACCTGAAAGACGCCATCGCCAAGCTGAAGCTGAACGATGCCGCCCTTTTCTTCGAGCCCGAAAGCTCGACGGCGCTCGGCTTCGGATTCCGTGTCGGCTACCTCGGCCTGTTGCACATGGAGATCGTGCAGGAGCGATTGGAACGCGAGTTCCATCTTGATCTGATCAACACCGCTCCCTCGGTAAAATACCGCGTAACGACGACCGATGGAGTCGTTCATGAGGTATCGAATCCTTCTTCCTGGCCTGATCCGACGCGTATCTTGAAGAAAGAAGAGCCTTATGTGCGCGTGAACATCATCACGCCGCAGGACTATCTCGGTAACATCCTCACGCTCGTTCAGGAAAAACGCGGTGAACAACAGAACCTGATCTATCTCGACGACGGCAAGGTGCAGGTCGTCTATCTCATTCCG
This region of Leptonema illini DSM 21528 genomic DNA includes:
- a CDS encoding trifunctional serine/threonine-protein kinase/ATP-binding protein/SpoIIE family protein phosphatase, with the translated sequence MPSFFQYNITDTITSGRLTFQRALSGEKRVLLCSHPREGERDAGQRRAVKEYRLLQSLNEPALLKPIELIEAETTDVIVFEDPGGLPVEKLKLHRSLSLLACMQIAVKLAEIVQRLHDRKILHLGLSPSCIFYSDQDIRIGDLSRSSRLDRLESEQQAVLPGDSSIVYLPPEQTGLVHRPIDLRSDLYSLGAVLYFLFTGRPPFTERDPSILVHRIIATPPDPIDSVDVRLPAMLSAVLIKALAKDPDDRYRSVRGLIADLQRCVDAMRAGEPVTGFQPGQADKAEEFRLPSTIYGREEQLALLHTLYQQTTHGNKNVLILEGQQGMGRTSLVLEMQRDLSLRGAFFARGRPSDQGAASMLRAAIEPLLRKILALPENELSVWKDRIRSAINENHAALLSLFPSLEWITGRATLPVEPAVIRQQWITGCRELLKVLSTPEAPMLLFLDDCHLADQTGMEILSALIEEPEPQSILIVLSFRAENIPPLTRSLIDGLERSCQYVRRMSLPPISLQATERMLADLFSDSVDEERSLAALIHRKTGGNPFYIRELLLLSRERGWISYDRSKATWIRDLEKIEQSDVSANVVNLLSQRISDLDEEERQLLQFASIIGEVFDLFTLYWVSGWTPRRILSVLRHLYDLEFIRPESASFSAFEGLSEEEADETLFSESRLSFRFAHERIRKAAYQSMEAPIQKRLHAYAGIHLLEFGSREPGYFERHLFKLVGHLNSGREYLEELHRSRLAALNLQAGTQALAGGDPESALSLFRAGLLDSHLCDTQTEFDLKLQTARAEALSGSPAASESLFRDLYARTSDSELRLSVYRTHIPLLTLYNRYEQALERGRKALEEFGPIEAADVASLPESLIEGDILPFLRSCTGITSIIDFRRYACLQILDLMAFPASVADDDLFNGITVQSLTIIRETGLTPGAPAVLARLVRVLLPDYDLAQELATIAARWLTEHEALRTTENLYWFSIFAAPLTGFEDCISILEEAVRSGYENGEIDGAARSIVSLCMHQFFTGQPLQTMQTNIARHISILKRQRQEDPLLQLSLWNEAIATIMDRSSDPVALTGADFSESEIIPMWSAMQNHNALMQFYFLTSLTRYLNEEMDGATSHIDSALKHRAACRGTILEAACLFLDTLILHRKGVGANEFRLRRNVAELRLFAYHAPRYYGIWYGVVEALAGLHEGRRAEAVYGLEESLSLAIERNRLLDRALIEDLLFDLYRFEGKKSQEILYFTDALTAYRLWGGRIRLKRLVEISRENANILLTRIEDLHGILRDPEFEPSVSADSRTLIEASAAIASEITLEGVIRTILGLIVRLSGSESALFLYRRHGQLRVVASADASGQVRYDAAGTDPFAQATPIPSGMLLFALRTGKTVIEHNAFESGDYRNDPYVQSQRLRSVLCMPLQRQGEAIGMLYLENRLTGHVFHPGRTELLRQLSGQMAVSLVNADHYESLEEQIRNRTRSLEESLSQVERLKQQQDVDYYLISILLRPLLQNETQAERFDISFLIRQKKRFRFKRWMVEIGGDLCFGADLTLRGRRYSILVNGDGMGKSLQGSGGALVLGSVLKALVERTRLNSVLQDVTPADWLLQAIREIHQVFATFNGLMFVTVILSLLDEESGTLHFVNGGHPKPVLYRRGKASYFGEKIIVHKPGMKFFQASPENVEFIRFDPGDVVFFGSDGRDDLIVDYDAGHPVINEDESVFLRVVEEADGKTSRIYKRLRRIGELSDDITLIRIAAP
- a CDS encoding GIY-YIG nuclease family protein — translated: MIELENGSYYTGFTTDLRRRFLAHGNGNGAKITRSFRPVRMLAAWSTPDRSTALRLEAAIKKLSRQEKTAILTDRAVGRRFGLIGVRRIKVPASLI
- a CDS encoding YqgE/AlgH family protein, with the translated sequence MSEPTKPESLKGRFLISEANMADPNFRQTVVLMIEHNEEGAFGLVVNRRSSLTLADILPDFQTDLGRRTPIYVGGPVQQEFLFAMHSTPHDAAPSQTALSVVDDVFFEPGFRNIDRYFKEDYVSGLAPDDMPRLHLFLGYSGWGPGQLEREMKDGSWIIHPASSQIVFHPDPEDGWYAALREKGGIYRVFANTNPDPSLN
- a CDS encoding peptide chain release factor 3; the protein is MDLSTEIQRRRSFAIIAHPDAGKTTLTEKLLLYGGAIQLAGHVRAKRDRKKTKSDWMTLEQERGISISTAAMQFEVNGHILNLLDTPGHEDFSEDTYRTLMAVDCAVMLLDAGKGVEPQTIKLFQICRSRNIPIVTFINKMDMPARDPFELLDEVERILGIAAVPMLWPIGSGRDFKGVYHIADDSVYLFERTTGGAYRAPVDVKGLDDPELKEMIGDELYASFREGIDLATGALPSFDKKEFHEGKITPVYFGSALTNFGIELFLKEFLAISPAPEAIRLRDGTQLPTSEQFTAFVFKLQANMNRAHRDRVAFVRIASGVFERGMTVFVNDKKKTAKLSSPVSFFGQDRSTIDQAYPGDIIGLINPGLFAIGDVLFTGNAPEFHPLPRFAPEMFARLIPEDTSKMKGFRKGIEELAEEGVVQVFTREHDASPVIGAVGTLQFEVFRFRIQDEYGAPCRLEALGFECSRWIRPEDKSKFSSYDLVLNDDRGNPVVLFKSEFRMKSFQREHPDVPLYESPHLVEVADDKK
- the lepA gene encoding translation elongation factor 4, with the protein product MKDLSLIRNFSIIAHIDHGKSTLADRLLEIARVTDARTKKDQILDSMDIERERGITIKSNSATFRYTAAHDGQSYILNLIDTPGHVDFTYEVSRSLTACEGVLLVVDATQGVEAQTLANLYLAMEQNLEIIPIINKIDLPAADIDRCMQLIDKTLGLDIDRAVAVSAKTGLNVDQVLEAITKFIPAPSGDPNAPLRALIHDSFYDTYAGAIMKVRVFDGVVRKQDRIRMMSTGKEFGVTEVGIQTIQMIPTEDLQAGEVGYIIAGVKSVEDTRVGDTVTLANRPATEALPGYRDIKPMVFSGLFPILGDDYENLKDAIAKLKLNDAALFFEPESSTALGFGFRVGYLGLLHMEIVQERLEREFHLDLINTAPSVKYRVTTTDGVVHEVSNPSSWPDPTRILKKEEPYVRVNIITPQDYLGNILTLVQEKRGEQQNLIYLDDGKVQVVYLIPLAELIFEFYDRLKSISRGYASMDYELVGYQESDLVKIDILVNAEPVDALAMVTHRATADARGRTMIERLKDLIPRQQFLIPLQAAVGSKVIARENISALRKNVTAKCYGGDISRKRKLLEKQKEGKKRMKQVGSVEIPQDAFLALLKSDGK